Proteins from one Thermosipho japonicus genomic window:
- the trmFO gene encoding methylenetetrahydrofolate--tRNA-(uracil(54)-C(5))-methyltransferase (FADH(2)-oxidizing) TrmFO, which yields MRVNIVGAGLAGVEVAYRLLKEGFKVRIFEQKPVKFSPVHKMETFGELVCSNSLKSENLKNAEGILKEEMKLLDSLILNCAYKTRVPAGKALAVDREKFSRCITKVLESFENVEIVRKEVEKIDLDTDEIWVVATGPTTDGKFAQWLSKLTGGFLNFFDAVAPIISRDSIDFNKCFVGDRYGIGTGDYINCPMTKEEYERFYNELVNAEMIEMKDFDRKLLFERCQPIEEIAKSGKKSLLFGPLRPVGLINPHTGEIPYAVIQLRKEDEEGNMYNIVGFQTRLKWSEQKRIIRLIPGLENAEILRYGVMHRNTYIDTPRVLDEFLRHKKYKNIFFAGQITGVEGYLESAACGIYVGLNISRILSGKEPVKLPSKTMTGALINYITKADELKPMYANFGLINVKMKKNEKREKLHEICINEMKNFLNVLK from the coding sequence TTGAGAGTTAATATTGTTGGAGCAGGACTTGCTGGTGTTGAAGTTGCATATAGATTATTGAAAGAAGGATTTAAAGTTAGAATTTTTGAGCAAAAGCCCGTGAAGTTCTCACCAGTACATAAAATGGAGACTTTTGGTGAGCTTGTATGTAGTAATTCTTTAAAGTCTGAAAATTTAAAGAATGCTGAAGGAATATTGAAAGAAGAAATGAAACTTCTTGATTCACTAATTTTGAATTGTGCATACAAAACAAGAGTCCCTGCTGGAAAAGCACTAGCTGTTGATAGAGAAAAATTTTCACGATGTATTACAAAAGTTTTAGAAAGTTTTGAAAATGTTGAGATAGTAAGAAAAGAAGTTGAAAAAATAGATCTAGACACGGATGAAATTTGGGTAGTTGCAACTGGGCCTACTACAGATGGAAAGTTCGCACAATGGCTTTCTAAATTAACAGGCGGATTTTTAAACTTTTTTGATGCAGTTGCACCAATAATTTCAAGAGATAGTATTGATTTTAATAAATGCTTTGTAGGGGACAGATATGGTATTGGAACAGGAGATTATATTAATTGCCCTATGACAAAAGAAGAATATGAAAGGTTTTACAACGAATTAGTTAATGCTGAAATGATTGAAATGAAAGACTTTGATAGAAAGCTTCTTTTTGAAAGATGCCAACCAATTGAAGAGATAGCAAAAAGTGGCAAAAAATCTTTATTATTTGGACCACTGCGCCCAGTTGGACTAATAAATCCACACACGGGAGAAATTCCTTATGCAGTTATACAATTAAGGAAAGAGGATGAAGAAGGAAATATGTATAATATTGTTGGATTTCAAACGCGTTTGAAATGGTCTGAACAAAAAAGAATAATTAGACTCATTCCTGGGCTTGAAAATGCAGAGATTTTAAGATACGGTGTTATGCACAGAAATACGTATATTGATACACCAAGAGTTTTAGACGAATTTTTAAGGCATAAGAAATATAAAAATATATTCTTTGCAGGTCAAATTACAGGTGTTGAAGGATATTTAGAATCCGCAGCTTGTGGTATATATGTTGGTTTAAATATATCTAGAATCTTAAGTGGAAAGGAACCTGTAAAATTACCTTCTAAGACAATGACGGGTGCATTAATCAATTATATTACAAAAGCTGATGAATTAAAGCCTATGTATGCAAATTTTGGTTTAATAAACGTTAAGATGAAGAAAAATGAAAAGAGAGAAAAACTTCATGAAATATGTATAAATGAAATGAAAAATTTTTTGAATGTGCTAAAATAA
- the fmt gene encoding methionyl-tRNA formyltransferase — protein sequence MRILFLGTPSFASEHLEFLIKNNFDVVAVISQPDKPKGRGKKIQPTPVKEVAQKYNIPIFQPTKLTSEGLSIIERFKPDLGIVVAYGKLLKPPFLNAIPFYNIHASLLPKYRGAAPIQRALENGESVTGITIFKIGEGMDNGPIALKKEISVDEFETFGSLYEKLLSLGKEALLEFLNNYPPNLYPQEGEPTYAPKISKEDLELDFSADYITVKNKIRAYDPIPGVRVSLKGKLVKLFQVFYVERDENIKEYGKVLKINNEGGFISAKGGIVGIKYIQFPGKKPITFLDAKNGGLVKEGDKFES from the coding sequence ATGAGAATACTATTTTTAGGAACCCCTTCTTTTGCAAGTGAGCATCTTGAGTTTTTAATAAAAAATAATTTTGATGTTGTAGCAGTTATTTCACAACCTGATAAACCAAAGGGGAGAGGTAAAAAGATCCAACCAACTCCAGTAAAAGAAGTTGCACAAAAGTATAACATTCCTATCTTTCAGCCGACAAAACTTACAAGCGAGGGACTTTCTATTATTGAAAGATTTAAGCCAGATTTAGGAATTGTAGTTGCTTATGGAAAACTTTTAAAACCTCCATTTTTAAATGCAATTCCTTTTTATAATATACATGCTTCACTTCTTCCAAAATACCGAGGTGCTGCACCAATTCAAAGGGCATTAGAAAATGGTGAAAGCGTGACAGGAATTACTATTTTTAAAATTGGTGAGGGTATGGATAATGGACCAATTGCATTGAAGAAAGAAATAAGTGTTGATGAGTTTGAAACATTTGGTAGCTTGTATGAAAAACTTTTAAGTCTTGGAAAAGAGGCATTGCTAGAGTTTCTAAATAATTATCCTCCTAATCTTTATCCGCAAGAAGGTGAGCCAACTTATGCACCAAAGATTTCAAAAGAAGATTTGGAATTAGATTTTTCTGCTGATTATATAACTGTGAAAAATAAAATCAGAGCGTATGATCCTATCCCTGGTGTGAGAGTATCTTTGAAAGGAAAGTTGGTAAAACTATTCCAGGTCTTTTATGTTGAAAGAGATGAAAATATAAAAGAATATGGAAAGGTGTTGAAGATAAATAATGAAGGTGGATTCATTAGTGCAAAGGGTGGAATTGTTGGAATTAAATATATTCAGTTTCCAGGTAAAAAGCCTATAACTTTTCTTGATGCAAAAAATGGAGGGCTTGTAAAAGAGGGTGACAAGTTTGAGAGTTAA
- the rsmA gene encoding 16S rRNA (adenine(1518)-N(6)/adenine(1519)-N(6))-dimethyltransferase RsmA — protein sequence MKIADYLRQYKLNLKKSLGQNFLTNMEIAKKIIENANIQTGETVLEIGPGAGTITELLIKKGANVVAVEIDKRLTPILDRFNEFENFKIYYQDFLKFDMKLLGENFKVVSNIPYSITGMIVKKILFSKFSTAVLMVQKEVGDRLLAKPGEDRSFLTVVVQTFTDIEKVLHVSKGNFVPPPQVDSVVLKFTRKEKIYEKYNIEEFWSFVSKCFEKKRKTLLNNLKGFVKNLDCFSEFDLKLRPQQLSNDNFLKLFEKYKGCK from the coding sequence GTGAAAATTGCTGATTATTTAAGGCAATATAAATTAAACTTAAAAAAGTCACTAGGGCAGAATTTTCTTACAAATATGGAAATTGCAAAGAAAATAATAGAAAATGCAAATATTCAAACTGGTGAAACTGTTCTTGAAATTGGTCCCGGTGCTGGAACGATTACGGAACTTTTGATTAAAAAAGGAGCAAATGTTGTAGCAGTTGAAATAGACAAAAGATTAACTCCCATTTTGGACAGGTTTAATGAGTTTGAAAATTTTAAAATTTATTACCAGGATTTTTTAAAATTTGATATGAAGCTTCTTGGAGAAAATTTTAAGGTTGTTTCAAATATACCATATTCAATAACGGGAATGATAGTAAAAAAAATACTTTTTTCCAAGTTTTCAACAGCTGTTTTAATGGTTCAAAAAGAAGTTGGAGATAGATTATTAGCAAAGCCAGGTGAGGATAGAAGTTTTTTAACTGTTGTGGTTCAAACATTTACAGATATTGAGAAAGTATTACATGTTTCAAAAGGGAATTTTGTTCCACCACCTCAAGTTGATAGTGTAGTATTAAAATTTACTCGTAAGGAAAAAATTTATGAAAAGTACAATATAGAAGAATTTTGGAGTTTTGTATCAAAATGTTTTGAAAAAAAGCGAAAAACTCTTTTGAATAATTTGAAAGGTTTTGTCAAAAATTTGGACTGTTTTTCAGAGTTTGATCTAAAATTGCGTCCACAACAGCTTTCAAACGATAATTTCTTAAAACTTTTTGAAAAATATAAAGGGTGCAAATAG
- a CDS encoding 2-C-methyl-D-erythritol 2,4-cyclodiphosphate synthase: MKFTKINEDNYIDCARFIYEEKKEYFDYLFKKDAFEIIKKAILFNIPPFLMENSLVIESDEGKILGVLLYASKSAFRHRYEKWIKILGLKVLGTGVKLASIIGQILLNFSVDDVYIISLSAQDFYLEYELLYRFVISHDYSRILTDVTEELIEKYKKMGFVVEKGLDDKIFRMHKKSKLNIASGIGWDTHPIKKDRKLILGGIEIESDIGLDGHSDADVLIHSIVDSFVGVSLKKDIGELFPEKDVPKGISSVFILENVLKSMKENGFFPESVDCVLITDFRLGKYRAEISKNLEKIINCPVSIKFKTGNSVYPETNLKAMTAMCVSNIISI; encoded by the coding sequence ATGAAATTTACAAAAATTAACGAAGACAATTACATAGATTGTGCAAGATTCATATATGAAGAAAAAAAAGAATACTTTGATTATTTGTTTAAAAAAGATGCCTTTGAAATAATTAAAAAGGCAATACTTTTTAATATTCCTCCTTTCTTAATGGAAAATTCACTTGTAATTGAAAGTGATGAAGGAAAAATTTTAGGTGTTCTCCTATATGCTTCTAAAAGTGCTTTTAGGCATAGATATGAAAAGTGGATTAAAATTTTAGGATTGAAAGTTTTGGGTACAGGTGTTAAATTAGCATCTATAATAGGTCAAATTTTGTTGAATTTTTCAGTAGATGATGTATATATCATTTCTCTTTCTGCACAAGATTTTTACTTGGAATATGAGCTTTTATATAGATTTGTAATATCACATGATTATAGTAGAATTTTGACGGATGTTACGGAAGAATTGATTGAAAAATATAAAAAAATGGGATTTGTTGTGGAAAAAGGGTTGGATGATAAGATATTTAGAATGCATAAAAAATCGAAGCTGAATATTGCAAGTGGAATAGGATGGGATACCCATCCTATTAAAAAGGATCGAAAATTAATTTTAGGTGGTATAGAGATAGAATCAGATATAGGACTTGATGGTCACTCGGATGCAGATGTTTTGATTCATAGTATTGTAGATTCCTTTGTGGGTGTTTCACTTAAGAAAGATATAGGTGAACTTTTTCCAGAAAAAGATGTTCCAAAAGGTATAAGTAGTGTTTTCATTTTAGAAAATGTTCTAAAGAGCATGAAAGAAAATGGTTTTTTCCCCGAGAGCGTTGACTGTGTGTTAATTACTGATTTTAGACTAGGAAAGTATAGAGCTGAAATTTCAAAAAATCTAGAAAAGATTATTAATTGTCCTGTAAGTATAAAATTTAAGACTGGAAATAGTGTATATCCAGAAACTAACCTCAAAGCAATGACTGCAATGTGTGTAAGCAATATTATATCTATTTAG